TTCTAGCGTATTCAAAATCTGACGTTTGAACGctgaataaaaaaatatgaattatgaatcattagaataaaaaaaattattagaataaaaaaaacactaatgaatcattagaataaaataaaGAAATaaagaaataaataaataataataataatgaaaaaccaacaaaacCGGAAATGAAGGATACCATCTTCCATTATAGTGTATCTAGATTGATATTTTATCCCCTTTTTTTCGTTTACTCTCAAATTGTGCAACTAGCGAGGTCCGTAACCTCCACTTATTATTGACTATTATACgtaaataaaaaaatagatataaataaatataaatagatataaataaatataaataaatataaaaagGATAAATAGGTCTGTCAGATTTGCCAAGCAGTCAGAAATTTATTCACAAGCCCAAATCCCCCTTTGAATCGACTTTTATCCAAATCAGACCATTTTTGAGCCCGTAATAATACCTCAGTCCGGGGAATATAAGCTTCAAGTAGCCGAAAAAATATCAGTGTTGAGAGATCATCACCAGCATGAAACGGCAGGATATCTTCACTTGCGCCGCCGCCTGAGTCGCTGCTCAGTCCGTGGGTGTCGCCATGCTCTGCTCGCCGTCGCCCCTTACGTAATCGCGATAAGGTTCAATTTAGGTGATAATCGCGCGTCTGTCATTTGTGCACGCGTTTTATCGTCACGTTCAACCATGGAAATCGTGCAGCCTCTGAAAGACCAGATCGAGGCATTGCAAGATGACATTAGTCAGCTGGAAACTAAAATCGACCGGCTGACGACGCGCAAACCAAACTACCACGTCACGTTACTCAAGGACTGGCGCCACGGAGTCGATCCCTTGAACCCAGCCATtgtctacgagtacatgtcTCTTTTTCCTCCGGGAGTTACGCTATCGTACGGCGGAGTGTGTGATGAGACAGACGGACGGCTGTTTCTCGAAGATCTCGAGTCGTTTGTTCCTCGAACGGGGTGCACGACTGCCGACAACCATTCTCGAGCAGTTCTTCTGGCCCACGCCATTAAGGGCCCGGTGCTCAACGCTTGGTCACAGGCCTACAAAAGCCGCTGGTTCGGCATGCTTGAGTGGATACCTATGCGCGAATGGTTTCTCGCCAAGTACCAGACCACCATGGATCCGATGGACTATCGACAGGTTGTGGTAGGGAGGCTGATGCATCTACAAAAGGGCAACTCCACCACGGATCAGCTAAGAGTGGTGGAATCGGTGTTGGGGGAAACGTGTCGGCTGCACGGAAAGCTAAGCAAGCATGAAAAGGTGGTTTTGGGACGCCTGGTGGGTGTCAAGGGCACAGACATGACCTGGGAGACTGTCAACGAAGAGCTGAGGACGTTTCTGAAGACATTCCAGGAACGGCAGTTGCTGGACAGCAGGGTCAAAAAGGAGGACAGGATGTAGATAATCAATAAACAGATCAAATgagctggtggtggtagaACTGGTGGAATTTCACCAGTGTCAAACGGCGTCAACACTACGACAAA
The Yarrowia lipolytica chromosome 1A, complete sequence genome window above contains:
- a CDS encoding uncharacterized protein (Compare to YALI0A12507g, no similarity): MEIVQPLKDQIEALQDDISQLETKIDRLTTRKPNYHVTLLKDWRHGVDPLNPAIVYEYMSLFPPGVTLSYGGVCDETDGRLFLEDLESFVPRTGCTTADNHSRAVLLAHAIKGPVLNAWSQAYKSRWFGMLEWIPMREWFLAKYQTTMDPMDYRQVVVGRLMHLQKGNSTTDQLRVVESVLGETCRLHGKLSKHEKVVLGRLVGVKGTDMTWETVNEELRTFLKTFQERQLLDSRVKKEDRM